A genomic window from Plasmodium coatneyi strain Hackeri chromosome 13, complete sequence includes:
- a CDS encoding SICA antigen, whose amino-acid sequence MIWDELEEVFNDMMKNIEKDGGNDQGHCSTLGKDDNLDRPKELCKLLLRISFWMDGFVRENKGTVRDRWVPREKRIDVRKEQEELQHYYRCLLGNVIIIKMLGTHCDLEKVAQTVRDGRGFMRLSVGNTGPGNDVCKGVDVGSLNLAGKFMWEEIKEWINAYKGTGGEARRSTIGIKRQNKLQRIRAEGQDKTYCPHEKKTERETLEKLGITVPDDYDEDINLQNDSAPLEKNALVELVKDVRSIVGNNIGRKGGELDDTDIKQKIQEKRKELDQALQKHIHLPISGGATSSDSCDHFNKVKQKWFKNRKREEKNSWDVDEPKGIWGDIKGQLDNLSNAITHESTGDDGSCNNVTQTDETNKEANIKACNYIVKVLKHIYGITAESEKAEHKDNRTFSQTMECAILNAFIDKLRNEKPCVKDEAVNKAFEVGKQHMDSWCTDKEKNGNCYECTRGSHLNCKINDKKIGEKLKKKLDEDKNIQNIMKDICQTTSTTPAKETEGTEETGPPEVSEGSTIPTTPPKNIADTAVNWMRESKGHGSVQISIENPSSTQIDMDRSSDPYANGPIITGNDPDVLIPLLSSQFRKHPWNLNLGVLKLLKILFFLVQVVVLVVLNYKDHHNKYFALLGKRRKRYRRAYQVRGPSLHEQVIEHGMDHLGPREYYLVKERKPRSTPIKRRKKRSRRRMIIDIHLEVLNECQKGDVTLSKEDFFEILVQEFMGSGFIEEESAPKEKVQFLDSGF is encoded by the exons ATGATATGGGATGAATTAGAAGAAGTGTTTAATGatatgatgaaaaatatagagaAGGATGGGGGGAATGATCAGGGACACTGTTCCACATTGGGGAAGGACGACAATCTCGACAGGCCGAAGGAGTTatgtaaattattattaagaaTATCCTTCTGGATGGATGGATTCGTGCGAGAAAACAAAGGGACAGTGCGAGACCGATGGGTACCAAGGGAGAAGAGGATAGATGTAAGAAAAGAACAGGAGGAATTGCAACATTATTATAGATGTTTGTTAGGAAATGTGATTATAATAAAGATGTTAGGCACACATTGTGACCTGGAAAAAGTAGCACAAACCGTTAGAGATGGTAGGGGATTCATGAGGCTAAGTGTCGGAAATACGGGGCCTGGGAACGATGTATGTAAGGGAGTGGATGTCGGAAGTTTAAATTTAGCGGGAAAATTCATGTGGGAGGAAATTAAGGAATGGATAAATGCATATAAGGGGACAGGGGGGGAAGCGAGGAGGTCAACCATAGGAATAAAACGACAGAACAAACTTCAGAGAATAAGGGCCGAAGGACAAGACAAGACATATTGCCCACACGAGAAGAAAACCGAGAGGGAAACCTTGGAAAAATTAGGAATAACAGTCCCCGACGACTACGATGAAGACATAAATCTACAGAACGACTCTGCTCCTTTGGAGAAGAATGCTTTGGTAGAATTAGTGAAGGACGTCAGGAGTATAGTGGGTAACAATATAGGGAGGAAGGGGGGAGAGCTGGATGATACTGATATAAAGCAGAAAAtacaggaaaaaaggaaggaattggATCAAGCTCTACAGAAGCATATACACCTCCCCATCTCAGGCGGTGCCACCAGTAGTGATTCTTGCGACCACTTCAATAAAGTGAAGCAGAAATGGTTTAAGAACAGAAAGCGCGAAGAAAAGAACTCATGGGATGTT GATGAACCAAAAGGTATTTGGGGGGATATCAAAGGACAATTGGATAATCTGTCTAATGCTATCACGCATGAAAGCACAGGGGACGATGGTTCATGCAATAACGTTACACAGACAGATGAAACAAACAAGGAAGCGAATATAAAAGCATGTAATTATATTGTTAAAGTActgaaacatatatatggtattacagcagaaagtgaaaaagcaGAGCATAAGGATAATAGAACATTTAGTCAAACTATGGAATGTGCAATATTGAATGCATTCATAGATAAATTAAGGAATGAAAAGCCTTGTGTAAAGGATGAGGCCGTGAATAAAGCATTCGAGGTAGGGAAACAACATATGGATAGTTGGTGTACagataaggagaaaaatggtaATTGTTATGAATGCACAAGGGGAAGTCATCTGAATTGCAAAATAAACGATAAGAaaataggggaaaaattaaaaaagaagctcGACGAGGACAAGAACAtacaaaatattatgaagGATATATGTCAAACCACATCTACGACACCAGCAAAGGAGacagaaggaacagaagaaacaGGGCCACCTGAAGTTTCAGAAGGGTCTACAATACCCACCACACCTCCAAAGAATATTGCCGACACCGCTGTTAATTGGATGCGAGAGTCCAAGGGTCACGGTAGTGTCCAAATTAGTATTGAAAATCCTTCTAGCACACAAATTGACATGGACCGATCATCTGATCCGTATGCAAATGGTCCAATTATTACAGGGAATGATCCAGAT GTGTTGATTCCCCTGCTGTCGTCACAGTTCCGGAAACACCCGTGGAACCTCAACCTGGGAGTGCTCAAACTGCTGAAGATATTGTTCTTCCTGGTGCAGGTGGTGGTACTGGTAGTACTAAACTACaaggaccaccacaacaag tattTTGCGTTACTTGGtaagagaagaaaacgttacagaagagcttatCAAGTACGCGGTCCATCCTTACATGAACAGGTTATAGAGCATGGTATGGACCATCTtggtccacgtgaatattaTTTAGtgaaggaacgaaaacctcgttctacgcctataaaaaggaggaaaaaacgttctcgtcgccgcatgattattgatattcatttagaagtgttaaacgaatgtcaaaaaggggatgtgACATTatcgaaggaagacttttttgaaatattggTTCAAGAGTTTATGGGCTCCGGGTtcatagaggaagaaagtgcACCTAAGGAGAAGGTTCAATTTTTAGATTCCGGATTTTAG